In Gracilibacillus salitolerans, the sequence GGATCTTCACTTGTAATACCTTCCGTTCTCCTATAATATGCGGCGATAAAAGGAAGAGTGAAATTTCTTAACCCATACATCGCTCGCTCATATTGCAATTGTCTTGCCATTTCCATTGCGACAGAGACATGATGCATCGCCTGATCATAGCTTTCGAATAAGTAACCTTGTGCCAAAATATTATGGATATCAATTATTTTGCGTTGATTATTTGTTTCCTTTAATAATTGATAACCATACTTACGGGACAAAATCAGTTCATTTCGTTTCCAATGATAATTTAACAGAGCCTCATTCAATCTCGCTTCAAATAAATTATACAGTAAAGGATCTTTTACATACAGGAGATCTTTTTTAATTGATTGATTAAACGTACCAATCTTACCATACTGATGCATATCAAAATAACAGTATATATGAACAAGACCCCGAAGAACTTTTAATGTATGTTCTTCATCATGTATCTTCAAACGATTTACAGATTGTATATATTTTACAGGTGCATCCGGTTTTAGTTGTTTCGCTCTCAATGTTTTTCGGTCGTACATGACTTGATAAATACGGGACGATTTACGAACCTGCTTGTTTGTAGCATATTGTGTGTTTTCAATTAAGAGTTTTAACTCATGAAACAAACCATTGGCATACAAATATTCCATTGCTGCACATTGATTTGCTTCATTTTTAGATGATAAGCAAATTTCGCTCATATCTTTTAATTCGTTTGGCTGACCTTTCAACTGCTGATAGACGACATGTAATGGCATTTCTGTATCATTCAACAAAAATTCTCTCACAATTTGATTCCTTTTCATGTAATATCCCCTAATCCAAAAAGTAAACTGTAACATATTTTATCATATTTACGTCTTAGTTTACATATATCGTGTGTCTTATTTCACCCAGCCTAACAGCATTTCCCTGACAAATTTACTTGCAGCAATCGCTGTCTGTTCAGTTGGATCATAATTTGGTGCTACTTCGACTAGATCTGCTCCGACTACGTGTATATCCGAATGTGCGATTATATGAATAGCCGCTAATAGTTCCTTTGACGAAATCCCTCCTGCTTCCGCGGTTCCTGTGCCAGGTGCAAAAGCGGGATCTAACACATCAATATCAACCGTGACATAAACGGGACGTCCCGCTAATTTCGGCAACATTTCTTGTAATGGCTCAGCCACATCAAACTTCGCCATGTACATACCGCTTTCTTCGGCATAACGAAACTCTTCACGATCACCGGAACGAATACCAAAGGAAAAAACATTTTCCGGGCCAATTTTTTCACATACTTTTCGAATCGGAGTTGAATGGGATAACAGTTCTCCCTCATACTCCTCACGTAAATCCGCATGGGCATCAATATGAATAACCGCAAGATCTGAATACTTTTCAGACATTGCTTCGATAATCGGCCAGCTGACGAGATGCTCTCCGCCTAGTCCTAACGGAAACTTCCCTTTATCTAAAATTTGATCGATATAATCACGAATCATCTCCAGGCTTCTTTTGGGATTACCAAAAGGGAGCGGGATATCGCCTGCATCAAAATAGGTCACTTCTTCTAAATGCCGCTCTAAATATGGACTATATTCCTCTAGACCTATCGATGCCTCACGTATCCTATTTGGACCGAAACGAGATCCTGGGCGAAAGCTTACCGTCCAATCCATTGGCATTCCATAAAGTATCGCATCCGCGTCTTCAAAATCTGGCCGTGACATGATAAATACTTTTCCTGAGTAGGCTTCATCAAATCGCATTTCACTTCTCCCCCTCTAAACAGTTAAATCCTCCACAAATTTCGGTAGTACAAAGCAAGCATGGTGCAGTTGTTTTGTATAATACTTCGTATCTAACTCAAAAAAGCGATCCTCTTTTACCTTTAATGGATCATGAATCTTACTTCCGATTGTAAATGTCCATAACCCACTTGGATAGGTTGGAATATTCGCCGTATACAAGCGGGTAACAGGGAAAATCTCTTTCACATCCGCATATACCTGACGAATTAGATCTGCTTTAAACCAAGGATTATCGGTTTGCGCTACAAAGATCCCATCGTCTTTTAATGCTTTTGCGATTCCTGCATAAAAGCCTTTTGTAAAAAGGTTAACAGCTGGCCCGACTGGTTCAGTGGAATCGACCATGATCACATCATACGCCTTTTCACTTTCTGCAATATGCATAAATCCATCAGCCACACGTACATCAACACGAGGATCATCTAATTTTCCTGCGATTGATGGTAGATATTTTTTGGAGTACTCTATAACTTTTCCATCGATATCGACTAGGACTGCTTTCGTAACGGAAGGGTGTTTTAAGATTTCACGAATAACCCCTCCGTCACCACCACCTACGACTAGCACTTCTTTTGGATTTGGATGCGTAAACAGTGGAACGTGTGCAACCATTTCGTGATAGACAAATTCGTCTTTCTCTGTTGTCATGACCATGTCATCCAAAAGCAACATGTTGCCCCACTCTGCTGTTTCGACCATGTCCAGTTTTTGAAATTCTGTTTGTTCTGTATGGTATGTTTTATTGATTTTGGCGGTAATGCCAAAGTTGTCTGTTTGTTTTTCAGTAAACCATAGTCCCATCTGGATCGCTCCTTCATCTATATCAATGATTATTTTTTGTAGTAAACAATACTATTCTAGAGTTTTTCCGTAAAAAATCAAGTAATTCTTCTATCTTTTATGTTTATCCCCTCTGTGTTTTATCCATAATGCTAATAATGGAATTTTTATAAAGAATAGCTCTTTTAACATAGCTAGCTATATAAAGATTGGGGAGGTGTGGCCTGGTGAGGCGTAGGTATAGACGTAGGAGGAGAAAGAGACGACTGTTGAAGTTTGTTTTTTTCTTGGTATTGATGATGGCTTCTTGTGTTGCAGTTCTGTTGATTGCGAGTTTTTTACTTGGCCCACCTTCTTTAGAACGACCGCAGAATACTATTTATTATAGTAATAGTGAAGAAGTGATTGGGGAAGAATTCGGTACAGAAAAAAGATACTGGGTATCACTTGATGAAATTGATGACCACTTGGAACAAGCAACAATTTGGACAGAGGATCAACATTTTTATGATCACTACGGATTTGATTTCAAAAGATTAGCCGGAGCTATTTGGAATGATATTCGAACGATGTCATTGAAAGAAGGGGCAAGCACGATTACTCAGCAGTATGCTCGTAACCTTTTTCTTACACATGAGAAAACTTGGCAGCGGAAATTATATGAAGCTTTTTATACGATTCGATTAGAAATGTTTTATGATAAAGACGAACTATTAGAAGGATATTTAAATACGATATATTTCGGACATGGGGCTTACGGTATCGAAGCTGCGAGCAAGTACTTTTTTGATAAATCTGCGACAGAGCTCAGTTGGGCAGAAGCAGCCATGCTGGCAGGAATACCGAAGGGACCGTCCCACTACTCACCTTTTCATAACTTAGATAATG encodes:
- the speB gene encoding agmatinase gives rise to the protein MRFDEAYSGKVFIMSRPDFEDADAILYGMPMDWTVSFRPGSRFGPNRIREASIGLEEYSPYLERHLEEVTYFDAGDIPLPFGNPKRSLEMIRDYIDQILDKGKFPLGLGGEHLVSWPIIEAMSEKYSDLAVIHIDAHADLREEYEGELLSHSTPIRKVCEKIGPENVFSFGIRSGDREEFRYAEESGMYMAKFDVAEPLQEMLPKLAGRPVYVTVDIDVLDPAFAPGTGTAEAGGISSKELLAAIHIIAHSDIHVVGADLVEVAPNYDPTEQTAIAASKFVREMLLGWVK
- the speE gene encoding spermidine synthase, with translation MGLWFTEKQTDNFGITAKINKTYHTEQTEFQKLDMVETAEWGNMLLLDDMVMTTEKDEFVYHEMVAHVPLFTHPNPKEVLVVGGGDGGVIREILKHPSVTKAVLVDIDGKVIEYSKKYLPSIAGKLDDPRVDVRVADGFMHIAESEKAYDVIMVDSTEPVGPAVNLFTKGFYAGIAKALKDDGIFVAQTDNPWFKADLIRQVYADVKEIFPVTRLYTANIPTYPSGLWTFTIGSKIHDPLKVKEDRFFELDTKYYTKQLHHACFVLPKFVEDLTV
- a CDS encoding AimR family lysis-lysogeny pheromone receptor; amino-acid sequence: MKRNQIVREFLLNDTEMPLHVVYQQLKGQPNELKDMSEICLSSKNEANQCAAMEYLYANGLFHELKLLIENTQYATNKQVRKSSRIYQVMYDRKTLRAKQLKPDAPVKYIQSVNRLKIHDEEHTLKVLRGLVHIYCYFDMHQYGKIGTFNQSIKKDLLYVKDPLLYNLFEARLNEALLNYHWKRNELILSRKYGYQLLKETNNQRKIIDIHNILAQGYLFESYDQAMHHVSVAMEMARQLQYERAMYGLRNFTLPFIAAYYRRTEGITSEDPAEQAHIALAENDLDTCIRILENFDELTPFQLYYLGQAKQDKHLLRTSYQRFIEERDDYFYARLPLEALNALDQ